A single region of the Pseudomonas sp. PDM14 genome encodes:
- the glgX gene encoding glycogen debranching protein GlgX, with amino-acid sequence MSKRHAPSTSPATPTEHAVARQTSRITEGHPFPLGATWDGLGVNFALFSAHATKVELCLFDSTGEHELERIELPEYTDEIWHGYLPDAHPGQVYGYRVHGPYEPKAGHRFNPNKLLIDPYAKQLVGALKWSESLFGYTIGHPDGDLSFDERDSAPFVPKCKVIDPAYTWGTHQSARVPWDKTVLYEAHLRGLTMRHPAVPEDKRGTFAGLMNSEVIKHIRKLGVSSVELLPVHAFVNDQHLLEKGMNNYWGYNSIGFFAPHPRYLASGHINEFKEMAAHLHDAGLELILDVVYNHTAEGNELGPTLSMRGIDNASYYRLMPDDKRFYINDSGTGNTLDLSHPCVLQMVTDSLRYWATEMGVDGFRFDLATILARAHDGYDERHSFLVACRQDPVLSKVKLIAEPWDCGPGGYQVGGFPPGWAEWNDKFRDNVRGFWKGDEGQLAELASRLTASGDLYNQRGRRPFTSVNFITAHDGFTLNDLVSYNDKHNEDNDENNQDGSNNNLSWNHGVEGPTDDPQIIELRFRQMRNFFATLLLAQGTPMLVAGDEFARTQHGNNNAYCQDSEIGWINWDLGEEGKALLGFVTRLIKLRMSYPILRRGRFFVGAYNEELGVKDVTWVSPCGAEMNEEQWHDPNARCLGMLLDGRAQPTGIRRSGADATLLLVVNAHHDMVNFRLPEVALGMGWSCLLDTNRPDDDSREQHAFGSEFAVTSRSLLLFELQREPGHA; translated from the coding sequence ATGAGCAAGCGGCACGCCCCCAGCACCTCCCCAGCCACGCCCACCGAGCACGCCGTGGCCAGGCAGACGTCTCGCATCACCGAGGGTCACCCGTTCCCGCTCGGCGCCACCTGGGACGGCCTCGGCGTCAATTTCGCACTGTTTTCCGCGCACGCCACCAAGGTTGAGCTGTGCCTGTTCGACAGCACCGGCGAGCATGAGCTCGAACGCATCGAGCTGCCCGAGTACACCGACGAAATCTGGCACGGCTACCTGCCCGACGCCCATCCGGGCCAGGTCTACGGCTACCGCGTGCATGGTCCCTACGAGCCCAAGGCCGGGCATCGCTTCAACCCCAACAAGCTGCTGATCGACCCCTACGCCAAGCAGTTGGTCGGCGCGCTGAAGTGGTCGGAATCGCTGTTCGGCTACACCATCGGCCACCCCGACGGCGACCTCAGTTTCGACGAGCGCGACAGTGCGCCCTTCGTGCCCAAGTGCAAGGTCATCGACCCGGCCTACACCTGGGGCACGCACCAGTCCGCACGCGTGCCGTGGGACAAGACCGTGCTCTACGAAGCGCACCTGCGCGGCCTGACCATGCGCCATCCGGCGGTGCCGGAAGACAAGCGCGGCACCTTCGCCGGGCTGATGAACAGCGAGGTGATCAAGCACATCCGCAAGCTGGGCGTGTCTTCCGTCGAACTGCTGCCCGTGCATGCCTTCGTCAATGACCAGCACCTGCTGGAAAAAGGCATGAACAACTACTGGGGCTACAACAGCATCGGTTTCTTCGCGCCCCACCCGCGCTACCTGGCCAGCGGTCATATCAACGAGTTCAAGGAGATGGCCGCGCACCTGCACGACGCCGGCCTGGAGCTGATCCTCGACGTGGTCTACAACCACACCGCCGAGGGCAACGAGCTGGGCCCGACGCTGTCCATGCGCGGCATCGACAACGCCAGCTACTACCGCCTGATGCCCGACGACAAGCGCTTCTACATCAACGATTCCGGCACCGGCAACACCCTCGACCTGAGCCACCCCTGCGTGCTGCAGATGGTCACCGACTCGCTGCGCTACTGGGCCACGGAGATGGGCGTGGACGGCTTCCGTTTCGACCTGGCGACCATCCTCGCCCGCGCCCACGACGGTTACGACGAGCGTCACAGCTTCCTCGTCGCCTGCCGCCAGGACCCGGTTTTGAGCAAGGTCAAGCTGATCGCCGAGCCTTGGGACTGCGGCCCTGGCGGCTATCAGGTCGGCGGCTTCCCGCCGGGCTGGGCGGAGTGGAACGACAAGTTCCGCGACAACGTGCGTGGCTTCTGGAAAGGCGACGAAGGCCAGCTGGCCGAACTGGCCAGCCGCCTCACCGCCTCCGGCGACCTCTACAACCAGCGCGGGCGACGGCCATTCACCTCGGTCAACTTCATCACCGCCCACGATGGCTTCACCCTCAACGACCTGGTCTCGTACAACGACAAGCACAACGAGGACAACGACGAGAACAACCAGGACGGCAGCAACAACAACCTGTCGTGGAACCACGGCGTCGAAGGCCCCACCGATGACCCGCAGATCATCGAGCTGCGCTTTCGCCAGATGCGCAACTTCTTCGCCACCCTGCTGCTGGCCCAGGGCACGCCGATGCTGGTGGCCGGCGACGAGTTCGCCCGCACCCAGCACGGCAACAACAACGCCTACTGCCAGGACAGCGAGATCGGCTGGATCAACTGGGACCTGGGCGAGGAAGGCAAGGCCCTGCTCGGCTTCGTCACCCGCCTGATCAAGCTGCGCATGAGCTACCCGATCCTGCGCCGCGGGCGGTTCTTCGTCGGCGCCTACAACGAGGAACTCGGCGTCAAGGACGTGACCTGGGTGTCGCCCTGCGGCGCGGAAATGAACGAGGAACAGTGGCACGATCCCAACGCGCGCTGCCTGGGCATGCTCCTCGACGGCCGTGCGCAACCCACCGGCATCCGCCGCAGTGGCGCCGACGCGACCCTGCTGCTGGTGGTCAACGCGCACCACGACATGGTCAATTTCCGCCTGCCGGAAGTGGCGCTGGGCATGGGTTGGAGCTGCCTGCTCGACACCAACCGGCCGGACGACGACAGCCGCGAGCAGCACGCCTTCGGCAGCGAGTTCGCGGTCACCAGTCGCTCGCTGCTGCTGTTCGAGCTGCAACGGGAGCCGGGCCATGCCTGA
- a CDS encoding acyl-CoA dehydrogenase, which yields MPELADRLARFLEDRRQVPADTAALGACLDELIAAGLDQLPLPGSGRTLQRWQALAQVAAYDLSLCKLYEGHTDALAILQECGAERPAATCSLGTWAAEPAQARVHINARDSRQDVRLDGRKAWCSGAAVLSHALLTGWDEEGKQQLVTVALDQPGVNVTDAGWKAVGMAATQSVEVLFEQARGHCVGQADGYLQRPGFWQGGAGIAACWYGAAQGIAEALRSHCARHDDAHALAHLGAVDAALYAAAASLRSCAAWIDANPTATAELPVRRVRAICEHTADSVLRHTGRALGAAPYCREEHLARRLADLPVYLRQSHAERDLGEQGRQAANEPAGSWVL from the coding sequence ATGCCTGAGCTCGCGGATCGGCTCGCGCGGTTCCTCGAGGATCGCCGCCAGGTGCCCGCGGATACCGCGGCGCTCGGCGCCTGCCTGGATGAGCTGATCGCCGCCGGCCTCGACCAGTTGCCGCTGCCCGGCAGCGGACGAACCCTGCAACGCTGGCAGGCGCTGGCGCAGGTAGCGGCGTATGACCTGAGCCTGTGCAAGCTCTACGAGGGCCATACTGACGCCCTCGCCATCCTCCAGGAGTGCGGCGCCGAACGCCCGGCGGCGACCTGCAGCCTGGGCACCTGGGCCGCCGAACCTGCGCAGGCGCGGGTGCATATCAACGCCCGCGACTCGCGCCAGGATGTACGCCTGGACGGGCGCAAGGCCTGGTGTTCCGGCGCGGCGGTACTCAGCCATGCCCTCCTCACCGGCTGGGACGAGGAAGGCAAACAGCAACTGGTGACCGTGGCACTCGACCAGCCCGGCGTGAACGTGACCGACGCCGGCTGGAAGGCCGTGGGCATGGCCGCCACCCAGAGTGTCGAGGTGCTGTTCGAGCAGGCGCGCGGGCATTGCGTCGGCCAGGCCGATGGCTATCTGCAGCGCCCTGGCTTCTGGCAGGGCGGCGCCGGCATCGCGGCCTGTTGGTACGGCGCCGCGCAGGGCATCGCCGAGGCGTTGCGCAGCCACTGTGCCCGGCATGACGACGCACACGCCCTGGCCCACCTCGGCGCGGTGGACGCGGCGCTCTACGCCGCCGCGGCAAGCCTGCGCAGCTGCGCTGCGTGGATCGACGCCAACCCCACCGCGACGGCCGAGTTGCCGGTGCGCCGGGTACGCGCAATCTGCGAGCACACCGCCGATAGCGTACTGCGCCACACCGGCCGCGCCCTTGGCGCCGCACCGTACTGCCGTGAAGAACACCTGGCCCGGCGCCTCGCCGACCTGCCGGTGTACCTGCGTCAGAGCCACGCCGAGCGCGACCTCGGCGAACAGGGCCGACAGGCCGCCAACGAACCCGCAGGGAGCTGGGTGCTATGA
- a CDS encoding PIG-L deacetylase family protein codes for MKLETRHNTGTSLHAWNTSLSLAKVHAITCEELVPAQARVVVIAPHPDDEVLGCGGLLQLVARLQRPILLISVTAGGASHPGSARWSEHRLSIVRPQESAEALRRLGLPLNELKWLHAGLPDSAVAAHEDALQQLLLAHLRPSDEVFTTWRDDGHCDHEAVARASLAAAAQVGARVHEVPIWAWHWATPEDPRIPWERARKLHLDRWTQARKRHAIQAFASQIHPDAESGLAPVLAPQTLERLQQAFEVVFV; via the coding sequence ATGAAACTCGAAACCCGCCACAACACCGGTACCTCGCTACACGCCTGGAACACCTCGCTGAGCCTGGCCAAGGTGCATGCCATCACCTGCGAGGAACTGGTTCCGGCGCAGGCGCGGGTGGTGGTCATCGCGCCGCACCCGGACGACGAGGTCCTCGGCTGCGGTGGCCTGCTGCAACTGGTGGCACGCCTGCAGCGGCCGATCCTGCTGATTTCGGTGACCGCCGGCGGCGCCAGCCATCCGGGCTCGGCGCGCTGGTCCGAACACCGCCTGAGCATCGTGCGCCCGCAGGAAAGCGCCGAGGCCCTGCGCCGCCTGGGCCTGCCGCTCAACGAGCTGAAATGGCTGCACGCCGGCCTGCCGGATTCGGCGGTGGCGGCGCACGAGGACGCGCTGCAGCAGCTCCTGCTTGCCCATCTGCGCCCGAGCGACGAGGTCTTCACCACCTGGCGCGACGACGGCCATTGCGACCACGAGGCCGTGGCCCGAGCCTCGCTGGCCGCTGCCGCACAGGTCGGCGCCCGCGTCCACGAAGTGCCGATCTGGGCATGGCACTGGGCAACCCCGGAAGACCCGCGCATCCCCTGGGAGCGGGCGCGCAAGCTGCACCTCGACCGCTGGACGCAGGCCCGCAAGCGCCACGCGATCCAGGCCTTCGCCAGCCAGATCCACCCCGACGCCGAGTCCGGTCTGGCACCGGTGCTCGCCCCGCAAACCCTGGAACGCCTGCAGCAGGCCTTCGAAGTGGTGTTCGTATGA
- a CDS encoding class I SAM-dependent methyltransferase: MSVADAYFDDLFSHSSDPWAMRQRWYEQRKRDLTLAALPQQRYGLGFEAGCANGELSLRLAERCDDLLCCDTSAAAVGLARQRLQAMPHARVQQARLPGQWPRGEFDLIVISELGYYLDPRDLRLLIGKARAALAVDGTLLACHWRHPIAECPQSGDQVHTCLQERLHLEHLLHHEEADFLLDVWGTAATSVAEREGLLGSSA; encoded by the coding sequence ATGAGCGTCGCCGATGCCTATTTCGATGATCTGTTCAGCCACAGCAGTGACCCCTGGGCCATGCGTCAGCGCTGGTACGAACAGCGCAAGCGCGACCTGACCCTCGCCGCCCTGCCGCAGCAGCGTTACGGCCTCGGCTTCGAGGCCGGCTGCGCCAATGGCGAACTGAGCCTGCGCCTGGCCGAGCGCTGCGATGACCTGTTGTGCTGCGACACCTCGGCCGCCGCCGTCGGCCTGGCCCGCCAGCGCCTGCAGGCGATGCCCCATGCCCGCGTGCAGCAGGCGCGTCTGCCGGGGCAATGGCCGCGCGGCGAATTCGACCTGATCGTGATCAGCGAACTCGGCTATTACCTCGACCCGCGCGATCTGCGCCTGTTGATCGGCAAGGCACGTGCCGCGCTGGCGGTCGATGGCACCCTGCTCGCCTGCCACTGGCGCCACCCGATTGCCGAATGCCCGCAGAGTGGCGACCAGGTGCACACCTGCCTGCAGGAGCGCCTGCACCTGGAACACCTGCTGCACCATGAGGAAGCCGACTTCCTGCTGGATGTGTGGGGCACGGCGGCCACCTCGGTCGCCGAACGCGAGGGCCTGCTCGGGAGTTCGGCATGA
- a CDS encoding glycosyltransferase has protein sequence MIGVVVPAHNEEALLAACIQAIRQAAAHPGLNGEAVQIVLVLDSCDDGSASIAADAGIECLSVNARNVGYARAMGVEHLVALGARWIACTDADSQVAEDWLVAQLSLGAEMVCGTVQVRDWGDIQLPTQQRYAEAYTQADGHRHIHGANLGFCTAAYLRAGGFQHLSVNEDVNLVRAFERDGACISWSCMPQVITSARLQGRASGGFADYLRGLLPGTLAEEG, from the coding sequence ATGATCGGTGTGGTGGTGCCTGCGCACAACGAGGAGGCCCTGCTGGCGGCCTGCATCCAGGCCATTCGCCAGGCGGCCGCGCACCCGGGCCTGAATGGCGAAGCCGTGCAGATCGTTCTGGTGCTCGACAGCTGTGACGACGGCAGCGCCTCCATCGCCGCAGACGCCGGCATCGAATGCCTGAGCGTGAACGCACGCAACGTCGGCTACGCACGGGCCATGGGCGTCGAGCACCTGGTCGCCCTCGGCGCGCGCTGGATCGCCTGCACCGATGCCGACAGCCAGGTCGCCGAGGACTGGCTGGTCGCACAGCTGTCACTGGGCGCGGAAATGGTCTGCGGCACCGTGCAGGTGCGCGACTGGGGCGACATCCAGTTGCCCACGCAGCAGCGCTACGCCGAGGCCTACACCCAGGCCGACGGTCATCGCCACATCCACGGCGCCAACCTGGGTTTCTGCACGGCGGCCTACCTGCGCGCCGGCGGTTTCCAGCACCTATCGGTGAACGAGGACGTGAACCTGGTGCGCGCCTTCGAGCGCGACGGCGCCTGCATTTCCTGGAGCTGCATGCCCCAGGTGATCACCAGCGCGCGCCTGCAGGGCCGCGCCAGCGGCGGCTTTGCCGATTACCTGCGCGGCCTGTTGCCCGGCACCCTGGCCGAAGAAGGCTGA
- a CDS encoding zinc-dependent alcohol dehydrogenase, which translates to MKAVVFHAVGDIRLDEVAEPTLIEPTDAIIRLTASAICGTDLHFVRGTVSPMKPGTILGHEGVGIVEQLGSDVRNLQIGDRVVVPSTIACGNCAYCRAGYYAQCDEANPNGKEAGTAFFGGPEPSGPFHGLQAEKARIPYANIGLIKLPSEISDDQAILLSDIFPTGYFGAEMAEITAGDTVAVFGCGPVGQFAIASAKLLGAARVFAIDHLDDRLQMARQQGAETINFDQEDPVETLKRLTAGIGVDRAIDAVGVDAEHSCHADEHQVASFRKEMAEVTPQTHPDGANWHPGDAPSQALQWAVEALAKAGTLSIIGVYPQQARNFPIGTAMNKNLTINMGNCHHRKYIPLLIDLVLNKRIDPAKILTQVKPMNDAIEAFKAFDRRESGWIKVELHPQQLNLSGTGSEETLVGEAQLDEAIQGSTGSPSRPA; encoded by the coding sequence ATGAAAGCCGTTGTTTTCCATGCCGTCGGAGACATCCGCCTCGACGAGGTCGCCGAACCCACACTGATCGAGCCAACCGACGCCATCATTCGCCTGACCGCCTCGGCCATCTGCGGCACCGACCTGCACTTCGTGCGGGGCACCGTCAGCCCGATGAAGCCCGGCACCATTCTCGGCCACGAAGGCGTGGGCATCGTCGAACAGCTCGGCAGCGACGTGCGCAACCTGCAGATCGGCGACCGCGTGGTGGTGCCCTCGACCATCGCCTGCGGCAACTGCGCCTATTGCCGCGCCGGCTACTACGCCCAGTGCGACGAGGCCAACCCCAACGGCAAGGAGGCCGGCACCGCCTTCTTCGGCGGCCCGGAGCCCAGTGGCCCGTTCCACGGCCTGCAGGCGGAAAAGGCGCGCATCCCCTATGCCAACATCGGCCTGATCAAGCTGCCCAGCGAGATCAGCGATGACCAGGCGATCCTGCTTTCCGACATTTTCCCCACCGGCTATTTCGGTGCGGAAATGGCCGAGATCACCGCCGGCGATACCGTGGCGGTGTTCGGCTGCGGCCCGGTGGGACAGTTCGCCATCGCCAGCGCCAAGCTGCTCGGCGCGGCCCGGGTGTTCGCCATCGACCACCTCGACGACCGCCTGCAGATGGCCCGCCAGCAAGGTGCCGAGACCATCAACTTCGATCAGGAGGACCCGGTTGAGACGCTCAAGCGTCTCACCGCCGGGATCGGCGTGGACCGTGCCATCGATGCGGTCGGGGTCGACGCCGAGCATTCGTGTCATGCCGACGAGCATCAGGTTGCCAGCTTCCGCAAGGAGATGGCCGAGGTCACCCCGCAAACCCATCCGGACGGCGCCAACTGGCACCCCGGCGACGCACCGAGCCAGGCCCTGCAATGGGCGGTCGAGGCGCTGGCCAAGGCTGGCACGCTGTCGATCATCGGCGTCTATCCGCAGCAGGCGCGCAACTTTCCCATCGGTACGGCGATGAACAAGAACCTGACCATCAACATGGGTAATTGCCACCACCGCAAGTACATCCCTCTGCTCATTGACCTGGTGCTTAACAAGCGCATCGACCCGGCGAAGATCCTCACCCAGGTCAAGCCGATGAACGACGCCATCGAGGCCTTCAAGGCCTTCGACCGCCGCGAGAGTGGCTGGATCAAGGTCGAGCTGCACCCGCAGCAGCTGAACCTGTCCGGCACTGGCAGCGAGGAAACGCTGGTCGGCGAAGCGCAGCTGGACGAGGCCATCCAGGGCTCGACCGGCAGCCCTTCGCGCCCCGCATGA
- a CDS encoding DUF72 domain-containing protein, with product MSSDIRIGISGWRYAPWRGDFYPKGLTHKRELAFASRAVNSIEINGSFYALQTPQRYAGWYADVPDDFVFSIKAPRYITHIRRLHAIEEPLANFFASGLFQLKHKLGPILWQFPPSFAFDETLFDEFLQQLPADGAAAKRCARHCDARMATDDYLAIPGEQRLRHAVEIRNDSFLTPIFVEQLRRHKVALVVADTAGKWPYIEDLTADFVYLRLHGDKKLYSSGYSETALQRWCERIDLWRQGRQPDDAHLIKERGGKGRNARDIYCYFDNDVKVRAPYDARRLLEKLGLADTLDAVPGQLQGAA from the coding sequence ATGAGCAGTGATATCCGCATCGGTATTTCAGGTTGGCGCTACGCGCCATGGCGCGGGGACTTCTACCCCAAGGGCCTCACGCACAAGCGCGAGCTGGCATTCGCCTCGCGGGCGGTCAACAGCATCGAGATCAACGGCTCGTTCTACGCTCTGCAGACCCCGCAACGCTACGCCGGCTGGTATGCGGACGTGCCCGACGACTTCGTTTTCAGCATCAAGGCGCCGCGCTACATCACCCATATCAGGCGTCTGCACGCGATCGAGGAGCCATTGGCCAACTTCTTCGCCTCGGGCCTGTTCCAGCTCAAGCATAAGTTGGGGCCGATCCTCTGGCAGTTCCCGCCCAGCTTCGCCTTCGACGAGACGCTGTTCGACGAATTCCTCCAGCAGCTGCCCGCTGACGGCGCCGCCGCCAAGCGCTGCGCGCGGCACTGCGACGCACGCATGGCGACAGATGATTACCTGGCCATTCCCGGCGAGCAGCGCCTGCGTCACGCCGTGGAAATTCGCAACGACAGCTTCCTCACGCCCATCTTCGTCGAACAGCTACGCCGGCACAAAGTGGCGCTGGTCGTGGCCGATACCGCTGGCAAATGGCCGTATATCGAGGACCTCACCGCCGACTTCGTCTACCTGCGGCTGCATGGCGACAAGAAGCTCTACAGCAGCGGTTATTCGGAGACCGCGCTGCAACGCTGGTGTGAACGCATTGACCTGTGGCGCCAGGGCCGGCAGCCGGACGACGCCCACCTGATCAAGGAACGCGGCGGCAAGGGCCGCAATGCTCGCGACATCTACTGCTACTTCGACAACGATGTGAAGGTGCGTGCGCCCTACGATGCGCGGCGCCTGCTGGAGAAACTCGGCCTGGCGGACACGCTCGACGCGGTGCCTGGCCAACTGCAGGGAGCCGCCTGA
- a CDS encoding endonuclease/exonuclease/phosphatase family protein, with product MQTSPMLHLVGKNQAVNTLKVLTVNTHKGFTFFNRRFILPELREAVRTTGADVVFLQEVLGAHQRHAKRFDNWPQTPHYEFLADSMWTEFAYGRNAVYPDGDHGNALLSKFPILRHENLDVSISGNEEERGLLHSVLDVPGHEVHAICVHLGLRESHRQQQLQLLCDVVAGLPADAPVIVAGDFNDWRLRADAVLARQGLKEVFVSQHGAPARSFPARWPLLCLDRIYVRNVQTRNPIVLSTRPWSHLSDHAPLAVEIHL from the coding sequence ATGCAAACCTCACCCATGCTCCACCTGGTCGGCAAGAACCAGGCGGTGAATACGCTCAAGGTGTTGACGGTGAATACCCACAAGGGCTTCACCTTCTTCAACCGTCGTTTCATCCTGCCCGAACTGCGCGAGGCGGTGCGCACCACCGGCGCCGACGTTGTCTTTTTGCAGGAAGTGCTCGGCGCTCACCAGCGCCACGCCAAACGCTTCGACAACTGGCCGCAGACGCCGCACTACGAATTCCTCGCCGACAGCATGTGGACCGAGTTCGCCTACGGCCGCAACGCCGTGTACCCCGATGGCGACCACGGCAACGCGCTGCTGTCGAAATTCCCCATCCTGCGCCACGAGAACCTCGACGTGTCCATCAGTGGCAACGAAGAGGAACGCGGCCTGCTGCACTCGGTGCTCGACGTGCCCGGCCATGAAGTGCATGCCATCTGCGTGCACCTGGGCCTGCGCGAGTCGCACCGCCAGCAGCAGCTGCAACTGCTCTGCGATGTGGTCGCCGGCCTGCCGGCGGATGCTCCGGTGATCGTCGCCGGGGACTTCAATGACTGGCGCCTGCGCGCCGATGCCGTGCTCGCCCGCCAGGGCCTCAAGGAAGTTTTCGTCAGCCAGCACGGTGCACCGGCCAGGAGCTTTCCGGCGCGCTGGCCGCTGCTGTGCCTGGACCGCATCTACGTGCGCAACGTGCAAACCCGCAACCCGATCGTGCTTTCAACCCGTCCATGGTCGCACCTCTCCGACCATGCGCCGCTCGCTGTGGAGATACACCTATGA
- the clsB gene encoding cardiolipin synthase ClsB, whose translation MSYEWRDGNQVELLINGEEFYPRVFEAIRTARKEVLLETFIIFEDKVGAELQQALIQAAGNGARVEITVDGYGTADLSAPFLAEMIEAGVKIHMFDPSPRVLGMRTNLFRRLHRKVVVVDAELAFIGGINYSADHLGDFGPMAKQDYAVAVRGPIVADIHRDTLQMLSPAERDSSKLTPVTRHAGDSRIRLSVRDNDERNDDIEKQYLDAMRNAQHRMVIANAYFFPGYRLIREMRNASRRGVKVTLILQGQPDMPWARGFSRLLYNYLLREGITIYEYCQRPLHGKVALIDREWSTVGSSNLDPLSLSLNLEANLIIRDPAFNQRLYDHLINLASEHCKPISLERILRGYWWRAPIIFLSFHFLRHFPAIAGWLPAHTPKLKSLKTVAINDGTSEVCFEQEKVS comes from the coding sequence ATGAGTTACGAATGGCGCGACGGCAACCAGGTCGAGCTGCTGATCAACGGCGAGGAGTTCTACCCTCGCGTGTTCGAGGCAATCCGCACTGCGCGCAAGGAAGTGCTGCTGGAAACCTTCATCATCTTCGAGGACAAGGTCGGTGCCGAGCTGCAACAGGCGCTGATCCAGGCCGCCGGCAATGGCGCCCGCGTGGAGATCACCGTGGACGGCTACGGCACCGCGGACCTCAGCGCGCCGTTCCTCGCCGAGATGATCGAAGCCGGGGTCAAGATCCACATGTTCGACCCCAGCCCGCGGGTGCTTGGCATGCGCACCAACCTGTTTCGCCGCCTGCACCGCAAGGTCGTGGTGGTCGACGCCGAACTGGCGTTCATCGGCGGCATCAACTATTCCGCCGACCACCTCGGCGATTTCGGGCCGATGGCCAAGCAGGATTACGCCGTGGCGGTGCGCGGGCCGATTGTCGCTGACATCCACCGCGATACCCTGCAGATGCTCAGCCCGGCCGAGCGTGACAGCAGCAAGCTGACGCCGGTGACGCGCCACGCCGGCGACTCGCGGATTCGCCTGTCGGTGCGCGACAACGACGAGCGCAACGACGACATCGAAAAGCAGTACCTGGATGCCATGCGCAACGCCCAGCACCGCATGGTGATCGCCAACGCGTATTTCTTTCCCGGCTACCGGCTGATCCGCGAAATGCGCAACGCCTCGCGCCGCGGGGTCAAGGTCACCCTGATCCTCCAGGGCCAGCCAGACATGCCCTGGGCCCGTGGTTTCTCGCGCCTGCTGTACAACTACCTGCTGCGCGAAGGCATCACCATTTACGAGTACTGCCAGCGCCCGCTGCACGGCAAGGTCGCGCTGATCGACCGCGAGTGGTCGACCGTGGGTTCGAGCAACCTCGACCCGCTGAGCCTGTCGCTGAACCTGGAAGCCAACCTGATCATCCGTGATCCCGCATTCAACCAGCGCCTGTACGACCACCTGATCAACCTGGCCTCCGAACACTGCAAGCCGATCAGCCTGGAGCGGATTCTGCGTGGCTACTGGTGGCGCGCGCCGATCATCTTCCTCAGCTTCCACTTCCTGCGCCATTTCCCGGCCATTGCCGGCTGGCTACCGGCGCATACGCCAAAGCTGAAATCGCTGAAGACCGTGGCCATCAATGATGGCACCAGCGAAGTGTGTTTCGAACAGGAGAAGGTGTCATGA
- a CDS encoding lysylphosphatidylglycerol synthase domain-containing protein, translating to MSTDAQEDAKQNPKSSRRATQIRWAKRALNLLFFILVPVLLFMLVKNLEWNEVKDAIQGYSAPILLACVAITALSFTIFSSYDLLGRVYVKHTLPARQIMPVGFVAYAFNLNLSSWVGAIALRYRLYSRLGLDVPTITKVLTFSLVTNWLGYMIMAGGVFALRLVDLPEGWAIGVTGLQLIGFALLAVSATYLLACRFAKRRAWSFRDHELTLPSLRLALSQAGLAMLNWSLSSLLVFLLLPEGVTYPTVLGIMLISSIAGVITHIPAGLGVLEAVFIAMLQHQVSKGAVLAALIGYRAIYLLLPLAVAVGVYLVLEKRAKKLRAQQDSSKAGGKPDNQDSKANAVEA from the coding sequence ATGAGCACGGATGCGCAAGAAGACGCCAAGCAGAACCCGAAAAGCAGCCGCCGGGCCACGCAGATCCGCTGGGCCAAGCGCGCGCTGAACCTGCTGTTCTTCATCCTGGTGCCGGTGTTGCTGTTCATGCTGGTGAAGAATCTGGAATGGAACGAGGTCAAGGATGCGATCCAGGGCTACAGCGCACCGATCCTGCTGGCATGCGTGGCGATCACCGCGCTCAGCTTTACCATCTTCAGCAGCTACGACCTGCTGGGTCGGGTCTATGTGAAGCACACCCTGCCCGCGCGGCAGATCATGCCGGTGGGCTTCGTCGCCTACGCCTTCAACCTCAATCTCAGCTCCTGGGTCGGTGCCATCGCCCTGCGCTACCGGCTCTATTCGCGCCTGGGCCTGGACGTGCCGACCATCACCAAGGTGCTGACCTTCAGCCTGGTGACCAACTGGCTGGGCTACATGATCATGGCCGGCGGCGTATTCGCCCTGCGCCTGGTCGACTTGCCGGAGGGCTGGGCAATCGGCGTCACCGGCCTGCAGCTGATCGGCTTCGCCCTGCTGGCCGTGTCCGCCACCTACCTGCTGGCCTGCCGCTTTGCCAAGCGCCGCGCCTGGAGTTTTCGCGACCACGAACTGACCCTGCCATCACTGCGCCTGGCCCTTAGCCAGGCCGGGCTGGCCATGCTCAACTGGTCGCTGTCCTCGCTGCTGGTGTTCCTCCTGCTGCCCGAGGGCGTCACCTACCCCACCGTGCTCGGCATCATGCTGATCAGCAGCATCGCTGGCGTTATCACCCACATTCCCGCCGGCCTCGGTGTGCTGGAAGCAGTGTTCATCGCCATGCTCCAGCATCAGGTGTCAAAAGGGGCGGTACTTGCCGCGCTGATCGGCTACCGGGCGATCTACCTGCTGCTGCCGCTGGCGGTGGCCGTCGGTGTCTACCTGGTCCTGGAAAAGCGCGCGAAGAAACTGCGCGCGCAGCAGGATTCGAGCAAAGCAGGCGGGAAGCCTGATAACCAGGACAGCAAGGCCAACGCGGTGGAAGCCTGA